A DNA window from Ranitomeya imitator isolate aRanImi1 chromosome 2, aRanImi1.pri, whole genome shotgun sequence contains the following coding sequences:
- the DOLPP1 gene encoding dolichyldiphosphatase 1 produces the protein MAAGDQCSLSAQWRPVSLTHVEYPAGDVYGQLLAYLSLGPVVILISFVTLIIFKRELHTISFLGGLVMNEGVNWLIKNIVREPRPCEGTHTTVTTEYGLPSSHSQFMWFFSVYSFLFLYLRMHQTNNARFLDLLWRHVLSLCLLTAASLVSYSRVYLVYHSWSQVTYGAVAGSILAIIWFGITQEILTPLFPRIASWPISEFFLIRDTSLIPNILWFEYTVTRSEARSRQRKLGTKLQ, from the exons atggcggccggtgacCAGTGCTCGCTCTCGGCTCAGTGGCGCCCAGTTTCCCTCACGCACGTTGAGTATCCTGCAG GAGATGTCTATGGGCAGCTCTTGGCCTACCTCAGCCTGGGACCAGTAGTCATTCTCATCAGTTTCGTGACTCTCATCATATTCAAGAGGGAACTGCACACG ATTTCCTTCCTGGGGGGTTTGGTAATGAATGAAGGCGTAAACTGGTTAATTAAGAATATAGTAAGAGAGCCGCGTCCATGTGAAG GAACGCACACGACAGTCACCACAGAGTACGGCTTGCCTTCTAGTCATTCCCAGTTCATGTGGTTCTTCTCGGTGTACTCCTTTCTCTTCCTGTATTTAAG GATGCACCAGACTAACAACGCACGGTTCCTGGACTTGCTGTGGCGCCATGTCCTGTCCCTGTGCCTCCTAACAGCGGCATCCCTGGTCTCGTACAGCCG AGTCTATCTCGTGTATCACAGCTGGAGCCAGGTCACGTATGGAGCTGTGGCGGGAAGTATCTTGGCTATAATTTGGTTCGGCATCACCCAGGAGATTCTCACCCCCTTGTTCCCTAGAATTGCATCCtg gccAATTTCCGAATTTTTTCTTATCCGTGACACCAGTCTAATTCCCAACATCTTGTGGTTTGAATACACAGTCACTCGATCAGAAGCCAG GAGCAGACAGCGCAAACTCGGTACCAAGCTTCAGTGA